In Phyllopteryx taeniolatus isolate TA_2022b chromosome 1, UOR_Ptae_1.2, whole genome shotgun sequence, the following proteins share a genomic window:
- the sypb gene encoding synaptophysin b isoform X1 produces MDVVNQLVAQGQFTIIKQPLGFIKVLQWIFAIFAFSTCGSYSGMFKMSVECQNRSDSDLAIEVKFEYPFRLHQVYFDAPTCKGGNPERLFLVGDYSSSAEFFVTIGVFSFLYSMAALSVYCFVLEKYRENNKGPQIDFVVTAVFAFMWLVSSCAWAKGLSDVKTATDPERVITLITACDERENRCRELYDPKVSGLNTSVAFGFINLILWIGNLWFVFKETGWMGAFAGTYMPSQEKQPAPDSFAQAGYGQQDPYAGSQGGYQPEYGQQGGYNEEGGYSQGYEQQPTSYSNQM; encoded by the exons ATCTTTGCGATCTTCGCCTTCTCGACATGCGGCAGTTACTCCGGCATGTTCAAGATGAGCGTGGAGTGTCAAAACCGGTCGGACAGTGACCTCGCCATCGAAGTAAAATTTGAATATCCATTCAG GCTCCATCAGGTATACTTTGATGCCCCCACCTGTAAGGGTGGGAACCCTGAGCGTCTATTCCTGGTCGGTGACTACTCTTCCTCAGCGGAATTCTTTGTCACCATCGGTGTCTTCTCCTTCCTCTACTCCATGGCAGCCCTCTCTGTCTACTGTTTTGTCTTGGAGAAGTACCGTGAAAACAACAAGGGTCCCCAGATT gactttgtagtgACGGCGGTGTTCGCCTTCATGTGGCTGGTGTCGTCTTGCGCCTGGGCCAAAGGGCTGTCCGATGTGAAGACGGCCACCGACCCCGAGAGAGTCATCACCCTCATCACAGCCTGCGACGAACGAGAGAATCGCTGCCGTGAGCTCTACGACCCCAAAGTCTCCGGACTCAACACTTCGGTG GcttttggcttcatcaaccTGATCCTGTGGATAGGAAACCTGTGGTTCGTCTTCAAGGAGACCGGTTGGATGGGGGCCTTCGCGGGAACGTACATGCCGTCGCAGGAAAAGCAGCCCGCCCCCGATTCCTTCGCCCAGGCCGGCTACGGTCAACAGGACCCCTACGCCGGCTCCCAGGGAGGCTACCAACCCGAATATGGCCAGCAGGGAGGCTACAACGAGGAGGGAGGCTACAGCCAGGGCTACGAACAGCAGCCCACCTCCTACTCCAATCAAATGTGA
- the sypb gene encoding synaptophysin b isoform X2, which produces MPAWIETSLLLCGAANSVTMIFAIFAFSTCGSYSGMFKMSVECQNRSDSDLAIEVKFEYPFRLHQVYFDAPTCKGGNPERLFLVGDYSSSAEFFVTIGVFSFLYSMAALSVYCFVLEKYRENNKGPQIDFVVTAVFAFMWLVSSCAWAKGLSDVKTATDPERVITLITACDERENRCRELYDPKVSGLNTSVAFGFINLILWIGNLWFVFKETGWMGAFAGTYMPSQEKQPAPDSFAQAGYGQQDPYAGSQGGYQPEYGQQGGYNEEGGYSQGYEQQPTSYSNQM; this is translated from the exons ATGCCAGCATGGATAGAAACCAGCCTCTTGCTGTGTGGCGCTGCCAATAGCGTTACCATG ATCTTTGCGATCTTCGCCTTCTCGACATGCGGCAGTTACTCCGGCATGTTCAAGATGAGCGTGGAGTGTCAAAACCGGTCGGACAGTGACCTCGCCATCGAAGTAAAATTTGAATATCCATTCAG GCTCCATCAGGTATACTTTGATGCCCCCACCTGTAAGGGTGGGAACCCTGAGCGTCTATTCCTGGTCGGTGACTACTCTTCCTCAGCGGAATTCTTTGTCACCATCGGTGTCTTCTCCTTCCTCTACTCCATGGCAGCCCTCTCTGTCTACTGTTTTGTCTTGGAGAAGTACCGTGAAAACAACAAGGGTCCCCAGATT gactttgtagtgACGGCGGTGTTCGCCTTCATGTGGCTGGTGTCGTCTTGCGCCTGGGCCAAAGGGCTGTCCGATGTGAAGACGGCCACCGACCCCGAGAGAGTCATCACCCTCATCACAGCCTGCGACGAACGAGAGAATCGCTGCCGTGAGCTCTACGACCCCAAAGTCTCCGGACTCAACACTTCGGTG GcttttggcttcatcaaccTGATCCTGTGGATAGGAAACCTGTGGTTCGTCTTCAAGGAGACCGGTTGGATGGGGGCCTTCGCGGGAACGTACATGCCGTCGCAGGAAAAGCAGCCCGCCCCCGATTCCTTCGCCCAGGCCGGCTACGGTCAACAGGACCCCTACGCCGGCTCCCAGGGAGGCTACCAACCCGAATATGGCCAGCAGGGAGGCTACAACGAGGAGGGAGGCTACAGCCAGGGCTACGAACAGCAGCCCACCTCCTACTCCAATCAAATGTGA